From one uncultured Paludibacter sp. genomic stretch:
- a CDS encoding conserved hypothetical protein (Evidence 4 : Unknown function but conserved in other organisms): MALKRRNRADAAFSMASMTDIIFLLLLFFVISSTMTTPNDIQVNLPESSAKTSTKQVVARVSIDKNGTYFLSTDNKNAQPVAADLLEPQIMQIISKDTANTYLALYADQDIPYKEVVRVLDIANKNKLKLVIATKPLPAKKTE; this comes from the coding sequence ATGGCTTTAAAAAGAAGAAATAGAGCGGATGCAGCTTTTTCAATGGCATCAATGACGGATATTATTTTTCTGTTATTGTTGTTCTTTGTAATTTCATCCACTATGACCACGCCAAATGATATTCAGGTAAATTTGCCGGAAAGTAGTGCAAAAACATCCACGAAACAAGTGGTGGCAAGAGTTTCAATAGACAAAAACGGTACTTATTTTTTGTCAACCGATAATAAAAATGCACAGCCGGTTGCAGCTGATTTGTTGGAACCGCAAATAATGCAAATCATTTCCAAAGACACTGCCAATACATATTTAGCTTTATATGCCGATCAGGATATTCCTTATAAAGAAGTGGTACGCGTATTGGATATTGCAAACAAAAATAAACTAAAACTGGTAATTGCAACAAAACCTCTCCCTGCAAAAAAGACCGAATAA
- a CDS encoding conserved membrane hypothetical protein (Evidence 4 : Unknown function but conserved in other organisms), with protein MNLFVLLQTVADTTMTYTNTAPAVEAPKEMNLWSMAVYGGPIMILLALMFAIAIYFFIERLITIKKASQEDKTFMNRVKDYIHDGKIDSALKLCRDVNSPASRMVEKGITRLGRPLNDVLVAVENVGNLEIAKLEKGLVFLATIAGGAPMLGFLGTVTGMVLTFYTMTQNPTGVVQLKDLSEGMYQAMVTTVGGLIVGILAYFAYNYLISRIDSVVRTLETRTLEFMDFLNEPSK; from the coding sequence ATGAATCTATTCGTTTTATTACAAACTGTGGCAGATACCACAATGACTTATACCAATACCGCACCTGCAGTGGAAGCTCCAAAAGAAATGAATTTATGGTCGATGGCTGTGTATGGCGGACCAATTATGATTTTACTGGCATTGATGTTTGCTATTGCTATTTACTTTTTTATTGAACGATTGATTACCATTAAAAAAGCATCGCAAGAAGACAAAACATTTATGAACCGCGTAAAAGATTATATTCACGATGGAAAAATTGATTCCGCATTGAAACTTTGCCGCGACGTAAATTCACCGGCTTCACGTATGGTAGAAAAAGGAATTACCAGATTGGGACGTCCGCTGAATGATGTTTTAGTGGCTGTGGAAAATGTAGGAAATTTGGAAATTGCCAAACTGGAAAAAGGATTGGTATTCTTAGCTACTATTGCGGGAGGCGCTCCTATGCTTGGGTTTTTAGGAACAGTTACAGGGATGGTGTTAACTTTTTACACTATGACTCAAAATCCAACAGGAGTGGTTCAATTAAAAGATTTATCTGAAGGGATGTATCAAGCAATGGTAACTACCGTAGGCGGGTTAATTGTAGGTATTTTGGCTTATTTTGCTTATAATTACTTGATATCAAGAATAGATTCTGTAGTGCGCACATTGGAAACACGTACATTAGAGTTTATGGATTTCTTGAATGAACCGTCTAAATAG
- the pdxJ gene encoding Pyridoxine 5'-phosphate synthase, whose translation MTTLSVNINKIATLRNARGGNVPDVLKVALDCEKFGADGITVHPRPDERHIRYADVLALKPVLSTEFNIEGYPSPEFLKLVKTIKPAQVTLVPDPPDAITSSAGWDTKKNQEFLREIIENFQQAGIRVSIFVDTNLENIEYAAKIGTDRIELYTEPYATNYPKDREKAVAPFVDAARLAKKLGLGLNAGHDLSLENLAYLHQNIPWLEEVSIGHALICDALYLGLEETIKRYKEALK comes from the coding sequence ATGACAACTTTAAGTGTAAATATAAATAAAATAGCCACGTTGAGAAATGCCCGCGGAGGAAATGTGCCCGATGTGCTGAAAGTAGCTTTAGATTGTGAAAAATTCGGCGCCGATGGAATTACGGTTCATCCCCGCCCCGATGAAAGACACATCCGCTACGCTGACGTATTGGCATTAAAACCCGTTTTGAGTACCGAGTTCAATATAGAAGGATATCCTTCGCCGGAATTTTTAAAATTGGTGAAAACAATAAAACCCGCTCAAGTTACTCTTGTTCCCGATCCGCCTGATGCTATTACGTCCAGCGCCGGTTGGGATACAAAAAAGAATCAGGAATTTTTACGTGAAATTATTGAAAATTTTCAGCAAGCAGGTATACGTGTTTCCATTTTTGTTGATACCAATTTAGAGAATATTGAATACGCCGCAAAAATTGGCACAGACCGTATAGAACTTTACACCGAACCTTATGCCACAAATTATCCAAAAGACAGAGAAAAAGCAGTTGCACCTTTTGTAGACGCAGCAAGGTTAGCGAAAAAATTGGGTTTAGGATTAAACGCCGGACACGATTTAAGTTTGGAGAATTTGGCATATTTACATCAAAATATTCCTTGGCTTGAAGAAGTCTCCATTGGGCACGCTCTTATTTGCGATGCATTGTATTTAGGACTGGAGGAAACAATAAAACGTTACAAAGAAGCGTTAAAATAA
- the ppnK gene encoding putative inorganic polyphosphate/ATP-NAD kinase (Evidence 3 : Putative function from multiple computational evidences), with protein MPNEKLTRVAIFVYLHREGIEDLLQQLIHFFDEKEITAVLDSYLQDFILEKLNKSFKNCELILTDDFYADMAFSIGGDGTFLSTAARVGNKGIPVLGVNNGRLGFLADVAMEDLYDALNAVIENKFSIEERSLLHLQTMDGTRLETPYALNDIALQKQESSSMIIVEAKANGELINTYQSDGLIIATPTGSTAYSMSVGGPIMVPQAESFVISPVASHSLNVRPLIVPDTWVIELKVQSRTNNYLVSLDGRSKVLSQNTRLRIKKADYTIKLVKPKSHTFFNTLRNKLMWGADKRI; from the coding sequence ATGCCTAATGAGAAATTAACCAGAGTTGCCATTTTTGTTTATCTTCATCGGGAAGGAATTGAAGATTTGCTTCAGCAATTAATACATTTTTTTGATGAAAAAGAGATAACCGCCGTTCTCGATTCGTATTTACAAGACTTCATTCTGGAAAAACTAAATAAATCGTTTAAAAACTGCGAGTTGATTTTAACAGATGATTTTTATGCTGATATGGCTTTTAGTATTGGCGGAGACGGTACTTTTTTAAGTACGGCGGCGCGTGTAGGAAATAAAGGTATTCCGGTTTTGGGCGTAAATAACGGGCGGCTTGGTTTTTTGGCGGATGTAGCCATGGAAGATTTATATGATGCGCTCAATGCAGTAATTGAAAATAAATTTTCTATAGAAGAACGCTCATTATTACATTTGCAAACAATGGACGGAACACGGCTTGAAACTCCTTATGCGCTGAACGACATTGCGTTACAAAAACAAGAGAGTTCTTCTATGATAATTGTGGAAGCCAAAGCTAACGGAGAATTAATCAACACATATCAATCAGACGGACTAATAATTGCTACTCCCACAGGTTCTACCGCCTATTCTATGAGCGTAGGCGGACCAATTATGGTTCCGCAAGCGGAAAGTTTCGTTATTTCGCCGGTGGCATCCCACAGTTTAAATGTGCGTCCATTGATTGTACCTGATACGTGGGTAATAGAATTAAAAGTACAAAGCCGTACAAATAATTATCTTGTTTCATTGGATGGGCGTTCCAAAGTATTAAGTCAAAATACGCGCTTAAGGATAAAAAAAGCTGATTACACCATTAAACTTGTTAAACCGAAAAGCCACACATTTTTTAATACCCTGAGAAATAAATTGATGTGGGGAGCGGATAAAAGAATCTAA
- a CDS encoding putative metal-dependent hydrolase (Evidence 3 : Putative function from multiple computational evidences) produces MKIHKIEAGNFFADGGAMFGVVPKRVWEKRYPCNEDNFCKMNMRCLLVDTGKRIILVDTGTGDKQLEYLKYYQFKDVVNFETELQKLGYSCNDVTDVILTHLHFDHCGSCTKYNKDKEIELVFPNANYWVGERQWQNFLNPNVREGDSYFPENMMEIEKREKLKLVSESMWICDEVELRLFHGHTVGQIAPYFYLNNGKTLIFPADVIPFQAALPIAWVSAYDTFPITSMEDKEKILKEAAEKHQILFFEHDAYNECCTVHEVNGKYRVKESFKLEELM; encoded by the coding sequence ATGAAAATCCATAAAATAGAAGCCGGAAACTTTTTTGCAGACGGAGGAGCTATGTTTGGCGTAGTCCCCAAACGCGTGTGGGAGAAACGATATCCGTGTAATGAAGATAATTTTTGTAAAATGAATATGCGTTGTTTGTTAGTGGATACAGGAAAACGCATCATTCTGGTAGATACAGGCACAGGCGACAAGCAATTGGAATATCTGAAATATTATCAATTTAAAGACGTCGTAAATTTTGAAACCGAACTTCAAAAACTTGGTTATTCTTGCAACGATGTTACTGATGTAATTCTCACGCATCTTCATTTTGACCATTGCGGAAGTTGTACCAAATACAATAAAGACAAAGAAATAGAACTCGTTTTCCCCAATGCAAATTATTGGGTTGGCGAACGCCAGTGGCAAAATTTTTTAAACCCGAATGTGCGTGAAGGAGATTCTTATTTTCCTGAGAATATGATGGAAATAGAAAAAAGAGAAAAACTGAAGTTAGTTTCTGAAAGTATGTGGATTTGCGATGAAGTAGAACTCAGACTTTTTCACGGGCACACTGTGGGACAGATTGCGCCGTATTTTTATCTCAACAACGGAAAAACGTTGATTTTTCCCGCCGATGTTATCCCTTTTCAAGCAGCATTACCTATTGCTTGGGTTTCGGCATACGATACTTTTCCTATCACATCTATGGAAGACAAAGAAAAAATATTAAAAGAAGCTGCCGAAAAACATCAAATTCTCTTTTTTGAACACGACGCCTACAACGAATGCTGTACCGTACACGAAGTAAACGGAAAATATCGAGTAAAAGAAAGTTTTAAGCTGGAAGAATTAATGTGA
- a CDS encoding Mur ligase middle domain protein, which translates to MLRVHFIAIGGAAMHNLALALSQKKDYEITGSDDEIFEPSYSRLKEKGLLPDKMGWFPERIHSNLNAVILGMHAREDNPELLRAKELGLKIYSFPEYLYLQTRSKTRIVIGGSHGKTTTTAMILYVLKKLKMKADYMVGAQIEGFENMVSLSYEARIAVFEGDEYLTSPIDKRPKFHLYKPHIGVLTGIAWDHINVFPTFELYVEQFRKFVELMEIQGRFIYFSGDENLRKIAEEMETARRDIVAFPYNTPKYEIREGITYVKTRKGEIALKIFGEHNLQNMEAARLACKQIGVLDDDFYTAIADFSGASNRLQKIAETKTAVAFKDFAHSPSKLKATVKAVKKQYADRKLVACMELHTFSSLNEDFLPQYAGSMKDADIAFVYYNPEVIEHKKLKYISPEKVKEEFGGKNLKVFTDRGKLQETLQAMDFENSALLFMSSGNFSGINIMEFATELIEPRTKSQDK; encoded by the coding sequence ATGTTACGAGTTCATTTTATTGCCATAGGAGGTGCGGCTATGCATAATTTAGCTCTGGCTTTAAGTCAGAAAAAAGATTATGAAATAACCGGCTCCGATGATGAAATTTTTGAACCTTCTTACTCACGATTGAAGGAAAAAGGATTATTACCGGATAAAATGGGTTGGTTTCCTGAACGTATTCATAGTAATTTGAATGCTGTAATACTCGGTATGCATGCTCGGGAAGATAATCCGGAGCTTTTACGGGCAAAAGAACTTGGATTGAAAATTTATTCGTTCCCTGAATATTTGTATTTGCAAACCCGGAGTAAAACGCGTATAGTTATTGGCGGCAGCCACGGGAAAACTACCACAACTGCAATGATTTTATATGTGCTTAAAAAACTGAAAATGAAGGCAGATTATATGGTAGGCGCACAAATTGAAGGATTTGAAAATATGGTTAGTCTTTCTTACGAAGCACGTATTGCTGTATTTGAAGGCGACGAATATTTAACGTCTCCTATTGATAAACGACCTAAATTTCACTTGTATAAACCGCATATTGGAGTCTTGACCGGTATTGCATGGGATCATATTAATGTTTTTCCCACGTTTGAATTATATGTGGAACAATTCCGTAAGTTTGTGGAATTAATGGAAATTCAAGGGCGATTTATTTATTTTTCAGGAGATGAAAATTTGAGAAAGATAGCCGAAGAAATGGAAACTGCACGTAGGGATATTGTAGCATTTCCGTATAATACGCCAAAATATGAAATTCGTGAGGGAATTACATACGTAAAAACACGTAAAGGCGAAATTGCTCTGAAAATTTTTGGTGAACACAATTTGCAAAATATGGAAGCTGCACGGTTGGCTTGCAAACAAATCGGGGTACTCGACGATGATTTTTACACAGCTATTGCCGATTTTTCCGGAGCTTCTAATCGTTTACAGAAAATAGCAGAAACAAAAACAGCTGTGGCATTCAAGGATTTTGCACATTCACCTTCCAAATTGAAAGCCACGGTAAAAGCGGTAAAAAAACAATATGCCGATAGAAAATTAGTGGCGTGTATGGAATTACACACTTTCAGTAGCTTGAATGAAGATTTTCTGCCTCAATATGCCGGAAGTATGAAAGATGCGGATATTGCGTTTGTATATTACAATCCTGAAGTGATCGAGCATAAAAAATTAAAATATATTTCTCCCGAAAAAGTAAAAGAAGAATTCGGAGGAAAAAATCTGAAGGTTTTCACAGACAGAGGAAAATTGCAGGAAACACTGCAGGCAATGGACTTTGAAAATTCAGCGCTGCTGTTTATGTCGTCAGGGAACTTTTCGGGAATAAATATTATGGAATTTGCAACTGAACTTATAGAACCAAGAACCAAAAGCCAAGACAAATAG
- a CDS encoding CMP/dCMP deaminase zinc-binding protein, which yields MEQNKAEKQLLLDKRYMRMARIWAENSYCERRKVGALLVKNKMIISDGFNGTPSGFENKCEDENNNSKAYVLHAEANAISKIARSHNSSDGATLYVTASPCMECSKLIIQAGIKRVVYGEKYRIMDGVELLERAGIEVKYLENVE from the coding sequence ATGGAGCAAAATAAAGCAGAAAAACAACTTCTTTTGGATAAACGATATATGCGTATGGCGCGCATTTGGGCAGAAAATTCGTATTGTGAACGCCGTAAAGTAGGAGCGTTGCTGGTAAAAAACAAAATGATTATTTCCGATGGTTTTAATGGAACTCCATCCGGATTTGAGAATAAATGCGAAGATGAAAATAATAATTCAAAAGCGTATGTTTTGCACGCTGAAGCTAACGCTATAAGTAAAATTGCACGCTCACACAACAGCAGCGATGGCGCCACTCTTTACGTAACAGCTTCGCCTTGTATGGAATGCTCAAAACTGATAATCCAAGCAGGAATAAAACGGGTGGTTTACGGTGAAAAATACCGAATTATGGACGGCGTGGAATTATTGGAACGCGCCGGAATTGAAGTGAAATATTTGGAAAATGTGGAATAA
- a CDS encoding C-terminal processing peptidase-3 translates to MNNKKNIYIILGLVAAVLAGLFLGNLLAGRANQQENISSFSSLFKSKGSKIDNFLSLIGKQYVDTVDVDSLTEDMMMDLVAKLDPHSVYIPAKDLEAVNDELDGSFSGIGVQFNIQNDTVMIVSVISGGPSEKAGLMAGDRIVKVNDSIFVGKNVISNEKVMRKLRGQEGTKVKLSIKRAGTNELLSYDIIRGKIPVNSVTSAYMITPDIGFIGVDKFAQTTYDEFLNAIAELRAKGAKKYIIDLRENSGGLMDQAINMVNEFLPENQMIVYAEGKAYPRFESKSNGKGALKNNPVVVLIDEFSASASEIFAGAIQDNDRGTIIGRRSFGKGLVQQQIPFSDGSAVRLTVARYYTPSGRSIQKPYINGQTEEYEKDLLERFKHGEFDSKDSIHQKETLRYKTLKGRTVYGGGGIMPDIFVPRDTSEYSPYLTKVINYGYLYKFAFQYTDKNRATLNTMKTWQQMDNYLSAQNLLSQFTAFATSKGIHPNTREINISKNIILNQIEAYIIRNILGDAGFYPMFNKDDKTVKKALETLGEK, encoded by the coding sequence ATGAACAACAAAAAAAACATTTACATCATACTGGGCTTAGTAGCTGCAGTTTTGGCGGGACTTTTTCTTGGAAATTTATTGGCAGGAAGAGCCAATCAACAAGAAAATATATCTTCATTTTCAAGTTTATTTAAGTCCAAAGGAAGTAAAATTGATAATTTTCTGTCATTAATTGGTAAACAGTATGTTGATACAGTAGATGTGGATTCGCTGACCGAAGATATGATGATGGATTTGGTTGCCAAACTCGATCCGCATTCCGTGTACATTCCAGCAAAAGATTTAGAAGCTGTGAATGATGAATTGGATGGAAGTTTCAGTGGAATTGGCGTGCAGTTTAATATACAAAACGATACTGTAATGATTGTTTCCGTTATTAGCGGCGGACCTTCGGAAAAAGCGGGATTGATGGCTGGAGATAGAATTGTAAAAGTAAATGACAGTATTTTTGTTGGAAAAAATGTGATTAGCAACGAAAAAGTAATGCGTAAACTTCGCGGACAGGAAGGAACAAAGGTAAAACTCAGTATAAAACGCGCGGGAACGAATGAACTATTGTCTTACGATATTATACGGGGTAAAATTCCTGTTAACTCGGTTACTTCTGCTTATATGATTACGCCCGATATTGGTTTTATCGGAGTAGATAAATTTGCTCAAACAACATACGATGAATTTTTAAACGCTATTGCTGAGTTGCGTGCTAAGGGAGCTAAAAAATACATTATCGATTTGCGTGAAAACAGTGGAGGATTAATGGATCAGGCTATCAATATGGTGAATGAATTTTTGCCTGAAAATCAAATGATTGTATATGCCGAAGGAAAAGCATATCCGCGATTTGAGTCAAAATCAAACGGAAAAGGCGCATTGAAAAATAATCCGGTTGTTGTTTTGATAGATGAATTTAGTGCATCGGCAAGTGAAATCTTTGCAGGAGCAATTCAAGATAACGATAGAGGAACAATTATTGGAAGACGCTCGTTTGGAAAAGGATTAGTACAGCAGCAAATTCCATTTTCGGATGGTTCTGCCGTGCGCCTTACAGTAGCGCGATATTATACTCCTTCAGGGCGTAGTATTCAAAAACCCTACATCAACGGACAAACCGAAGAATATGAAAAAGATTTGTTGGAACGTTTCAAACATGGAGAATTTGACAGTAAAGACAGCATTCATCAGAAAGAAACATTAAGATACAAAACGCTGAAAGGCAGAACCGTATATGGTGGAGGTGGAATTATGCCCGATATTTTTGTGCCGCGCGATACTTCGGAATATTCTCCATACTTAACTAAAGTAATCAATTATGGTTATTTGTATAAGTTCGCATTCCAATATACTGATAAAAATCGTGCAACATTAAACACAATGAAAACTTGGCAGCAAATGGATAATTATTTATCTGCTCAAAATTTATTGTCGCAATTTACAGCATTTGCCACTTCAAAAGGAATTCATCCAAATACGCGAGAAATAAATATCTCCAAAAATATTATTTTAAATCAAATTGAAGCGTACATTATACGCAATATCTTGGGAGATGCAGGTTTTTATCCGATGTTTAATAAAGACGATAAAACCGTAAAAAAGGCGTTGGAAACTTTAGGAGAAAAATAA
- a CDS encoding Geranylgeranylglyceryl phosphate synthase, with amino-acid sequence MMDVYQTILSNIKNGKKMLAVLLDPDKCIDDIRKKIFEELSKSQPDFIFIGGSKTSRCTNELLQSLENISIPKILFPGDASQFTPNADALLFLSLISGRNADYIIGQHVTSAREIKESKIEVIPTAYILIDGGKDTSVKKISNTTPIPSNDVPLCVSTAVAGELLGLKMTYLEAGSGAKNPVPEEIIRAVKNEISHPLIVGGGIKTLQQLQNAFSSGADLCVVGNLFETHPEKISEFVDFVKK; translated from the coding sequence ATGATGGATGTTTATCAAACAATATTATCCAACATAAAGAACGGAAAAAAAATGCTTGCCGTTCTGCTTGACCCTGACAAGTGTATTGATGACATTCGAAAAAAAATATTTGAAGAACTATCCAAATCGCAACCGGATTTTATTTTTATTGGGGGGAGCAAAACCTCACGTTGCACCAATGAATTATTACAATCTTTGGAAAATATTTCCATTCCTAAAATATTGTTTCCCGGAGATGCGTCACAGTTCACACCGAATGCCGATGCACTTCTTTTTCTTTCGTTAATTTCAGGAAGAAACGCCGATTATATTATAGGCCAGCACGTTACATCTGCCAGGGAAATTAAAGAATCAAAAATTGAAGTTATTCCTACCGCTTATATTTTAATTGACGGCGGAAAAGACACATCGGTAAAAAAAATATCAAATACAACTCCTATTCCTTCCAATGATGTTCCGCTTTGCGTTTCTACCGCCGTTGCAGGCGAATTGCTTGGACTAAAAATGACCTATCTCGAAGCGGGAAGCGGAGCAAAAAATCCTGTTCCCGAAGAAATAATTCGCGCTGTGAAAAATGAAATTTCGCATCCGTTAATTGTGGGTGGAGGAATTAAAACATTGCAGCAACTTCAAAATGCTTTTTCTTCCGGCGCCGATTTATGCGTGGTGGGAAATCTTTTTGAAACTCATCCCGAAAAGATATCGGAATTTGTAGATTTTGTGAAGAAATAA